The Lactuca sativa cultivar Salinas chromosome 2, Lsat_Salinas_v11, whole genome shotgun sequence genome includes a window with the following:
- the LOC111897370 gene encoding uncharacterized protein LOC111897370, which translates to MFRAMSTRRGRRGYDQLISEPTVDDYLLPEPQMIRSTTLPPNFYGDLPLKYVSAPKVPAKMDFIEKQVKKVSKVHPLFSLFEKRSRRKKATAKPEFSRYMQYLKEGGSWDSNSNMPVIY; encoded by the coding sequence ATGTTTAGAGCGATGAGCACCAGGAGAGGTCGCCGGGGATACGATCAATTGATCAGCGAACCCACCGTTGACGACTATCTATTGCCGGAGCCTCAGATGATCAGATCCACGACGTTGCCTCCTAACTTCTACGGCGACTTGCCGTTGAAGTATGTGTCAGCACCCAAAGTTCCGGCGAAAATGGATTTCATAGAGAAGCAAGTGAAGAAAGTGAGTAAAGTTCATCCACTGTTCAGCTTATTCGAGAAGAGGAGCCGGAGGAAGAAGGCGACGGCTAAACCAGAGTTCTCAAGGTACATGCAATACCTCAAGGAAGGAGGTAGCTGGGATTCAAATTCAAATATGCCTGTAATCTACTGA